The following nucleotide sequence is from Candidatus Methanosuratincola sp..
ATCTGGGGCGTCTCGATTTGGCTGAATTGGGCCGCGGTGTCGAAGCTGGCGCCGGGAGTGGGATTCATCATTTCATCAATTGCGCAAAAATACAATATGGCATTAAACTATATCCGAAACAAAACTGTTTAGACTATTGTCTGAAAATGTCATTCATGATGTCTATTCTAAAAAAAGACTCCTAAATTTAATAAAGAAAATTAGCTTTTGTCTGAAATATAAAGTTACAATATATTTTTATTGGTTATTTATACTAACTATTGTCGAGTATAAATAAACTTTTAATGACTATGTGGAATAAGTGATAAAAAATATAATTTAGTATTAGTTGTTAGAATTTGGGGCGATTATAAAGAATAGTCCGTCATACGAGTCAATTGCCTTCGAGCCTTCTGAGGATGCTATAAAGAGGCTGTTGGAGCACACAAAAGAAATCAGGGGCTCTAGTGTTGTTTCTCTGTTGATATCTCCCTCGGAAAAGTGGAACCGAAGCCGATTAAGCAAGATTTATTCTTCAGAGAAAAGGTTCTTTGCAAGTTCAAGAGCGTTCTTAGTCTTTACTCCTAGTTTGAATATTAAACGCAAAGAAAAAATTCTATATAGCCTAAGTGCTGAAATAAATGTGATCCAATTGTCGCTTAAGAGCTTAGGGTTAAAAAATCTGAGTTTTGAAGGGCGTGGCGAGCGTATAGCTCGCGAGTTTTATGTCCCTGTTTTGAAGCAGTCCGTAGTTTATGATCGTGCTACCGGCTATTTCTCGGTGGAGTCTCTTGTCCATGCTGCTAGCGGTGTGGCTGGACTTATAGAGAACGGTGGAAGAATGCGTTTGATCCTGGGAGCGCACGACGTCCCTAAGGAGCTTTGGCAGGCTTATCAGATGGGTTTGCGTTCTGGGAAGGAGATTGTTGAGGAGTTTGCACGGCGGATTGCTGAAGGTTTGGAGAAGATTGAAGACGTTTTGGTTAGGAGTCGGTTAGAGGCGTTGGCGTGGATGTTCAATAAGGGCATTTTGGAGGTTAAGGTGGTTCTACCTCGTCATGTTTACCTCGGTCAGACTGGCATCTTCCATTATAAGGTTCTAATCTTCAAGGATATGGAAGGAAATGTTATCGCCGCTGAGGGCAGTGCAAATGAGACTGAACCTGCTTATACGGTGAATGGCGAGAGGATTGTTGTTTTTTATTCCTGGCGTGACGGTGACAAGGAGCGAGTTGATGATTTGGTGCGCTCTTTTGAGCGCATTTGGAGTGATGAGCATCCTGATTTTGAGGTTTTTGATTTGCCTGAGGCGGTTCGTAAGGCTATTGTTAAGTTTGAGCCTAAATCTGCCCCATCCCTTGCGACCCCTGAACCTGAGGCTGAGATTTCGGCTCGTGGGCTGTTGCCTGCTTGCCGTTTTGTGAGGATTTTGCCTAGGGTTCGTTGTTTGGCGCATATGGGTTTGGGTCCTATTAGACTTTATCCTCATCAGGCACGTGCGGTCAGTTTGGCTATGGAGCGTTATCCGTTTCGTGTCTTGTTTGCTGATGAGGTCGGGCTGGGGAAGACTATTGAGGCTGGTGCATGTATTAAGTTGTTATGGATGACTGGCTATGTTCGTCGGGTTTTGGTTTTGGCGCCTAAGAATGTGACTCGCCAGTGGTGGGATGAGCTGCGTGGGAAGTTTGGGTTGCCTGCTAATTTGTTTAAGCCGCCGAACAGTTTTTTGGCGCCTGATGGGAAGACGTTTCCTGTTTATGGTAATCCGTTTGATGCGGTGGATCTGGTTGTGGCTTCTTGGCATTATGTACGTGGTAGGCGCGGTTCTGAGCCCGAGTTGTTTAAGGCTAAGCCGTTTGACTTGGTTTTAATTGATGAGGCACATGCGGCTCGGGTGACGCGGTCGGAATCATCTTCGCCCAGGCCTACGCGGCTTAATGAGTTGGCTATGGCTTTGTCTGCTTTGACCCCGCATGTGTTTTTGTTGACGGCTACGCCTTTGCAGTTGAATGAGTTGGAAATGTTGGATTTGCTGCGGATTTTGGGTCTGGGCGGTTCTTGGGTTCACGAGGATGCGTTTAGGCGATGTTATCACGCGTTAAATAGGAGCGTTGCGGAGAGGAGCCTGGAGGATTGGGTTCATTTATTTGAACTTGTTTCTTGGTTCGCAGTCACCTACTTGGAAGCCAGGCATAGGGAGGCTGTTGTTAATTCGATTTTGCGCGGTCTTGAGGCGGAGTTTTTGGAGATCCTTGTTCGCCGTCAGACTGGTGAGTTTAGGAGTTTCTTGCTTCGTTTAGATGAGGAAGGTCGCAATAACTTAGATAAGGTTTTCCGTGGTTTGATGCCTACTTCTTGGTTTGTGATCCGGAATACGCGTAAGCAGCTTGAGAAGCTTGGGTACAGGTTTCCGCGGCGGGTCATTGAGAATCGGGACGTTCAGTTGGGTACTCGGCATGCGGAGATTCTGGATGGGCTTAATGATTATTTGAAGAATTATTACAATGCTTACAAGAGTTTTTTGAGTGATGATGAGCGTTATGGTTTTGGTTTAATTCGTTCTGTGTATCACCAGCGGTTTGTTAGTAGTTTTGCTTCTGCGTACCAGACTATCAGGCGTCGGCGTGAGGCTTTGGAGGCTTTGTTGTCTGGTGATGAGGAGCGCTTGCGTGAGTTGGCTTTGGATTTGGTCGAGGATTTTAGTGACAATGTCGATGAGGAGGACGTTCTTGAGGCGATGCTGGTCGAGGTTAAGAAGGCTAAGGATTTAATTGAGCAGGAGTTGCATTTGCTCAGGGGTTTAGAGGAGCGGCTTTTGCCTTATAGTAGGGCTGTATCGGCGGGAGATGATCCTAAGTTGCAGGAGATCCAGCGTGTCGTTCAGGAGCTCCGTGAAGAGGGTCGGAAGGTTTTGGTTTTTTCAAAGTTTACGGACACTGTTGACGTCGTTCGTGATTTCCTTAGTCAGTGGCTTGGTGCGGATAGGGTGGGGACCTATACTGGTCGTGGTGGCGAGGTTTGGGATTCTCAGGTCAAAGCTTGGAAAGTTGTTGAGAAGGAAGACGTTAGGAGGGCTTTGGAGCGCCAGGTAGATGTTTTGGTTTGCAGTGAGGCGGCGAGTGAGGGTTTGAACCTGCAGGCTGCGAGTGCGGTCGTTAACGTTGACATGCCCTGGAATCCCGCTAGGGTGGAGCAGCGTATCGGGCGTGTGGATCGTATCGGGCAGAGGGCTGATGTGGTGAAGGTCGTTAATGTTTGGTATCCTGATACGTATGAGGCGCGTATGTATCGGGTTCTGTTTGAGCGCCAGCATATTTGGTGGGTTGTTGTTGGGCCTGCGAGTGGGATTATTGCCCAGCGTTTGGTTGAGGCATTTGAGGGTGGTCTTAGTGGTGCGGAGTTGCAGCGCCATATAGAGGAGGTGGTTGAACAGGTGGAGCAGTCGAAGGATAAAGCGCTTGGGTTGTCGAGGATTTTTTCTGAGGATATTAGTTTGGAACCAGCGTCTGTCGAGGTTGAAGTTTCGAGAGTTTTAGAGCGGTTTGTACGTTTGGGTTGCGAAGCGTTGGGTCTGCGGCTTGTTAGAAGAGACGAGTTGCTGTTTGTTGAGCCTTTGGAGCGGTTGCCTGAGGGTGTTAGGGTTTTTGTTCGGGACGGGATTTCGCTTGAGCCTGGGAAGCCTGATGCTATGGTGCCAGGGCATCCGTTTGTGCAGTGGTTGGCGAGTGAGTTGGAGTTGCGTGCTGATTTGCCTAGAAAGGTGCCGTTTAGTGTGTATGGTGTTGGCGGTGAGGATGGGCTGTTGGATGTTTATGTGTTGGAGCCTGATGGGCGGCCTGAACGCGTTGGCGAGGCTAATCGGGTGGTTGAGTTGTTTGGGAGGCTTATTGATTTGGCTGTTAGAGGTGGTTAGAGTTGGATTGTTATTGTGTTGAGCGTTTTCGGGGTATGGCTGAGGATCGGCGTAGTAGGGCTGACCAAAAGTTGAAGTCCGAGTTGCCGCGTCGTCTTGAGGGGTTTGCTGAGGCTATGCGT
It contains:
- a CDS encoding helicase-related protein, which encodes MLEFGAIIKNSPSYESIAFEPSEDAIKRLLEHTKEIRGSSVVSLLISPSEKWNRSRLSKIYSSEKRFFASSRAFLVFTPSLNIKRKEKILYSLSAEINVIQLSLKSLGLKNLSFEGRGERIAREFYVPVLKQSVVYDRATGYFSVESLVHAASGVAGLIENGGRMRLILGAHDVPKELWQAYQMGLRSGKEIVEEFARRIAEGLEKIEDVLVRSRLEALAWMFNKGILEVKVVLPRHVYLGQTGIFHYKVLIFKDMEGNVIAAEGSANETEPAYTVNGERIVVFYSWRDGDKERVDDLVRSFERIWSDEHPDFEVFDLPEAVRKAIVKFEPKSAPSLATPEPEAEISARGLLPACRFVRILPRVRCLAHMGLGPIRLYPHQARAVSLAMERYPFRVLFADEVGLGKTIEAGACIKLLWMTGYVRRVLVLAPKNVTRQWWDELRGKFGLPANLFKPPNSFLAPDGKTFPVYGNPFDAVDLVVASWHYVRGRRGSEPELFKAKPFDLVLIDEAHAARVTRSESSSPRPTRLNELAMALSALTPHVFLLTATPLQLNELEMLDLLRILGLGGSWVHEDAFRRCYHALNRSVAERSLEDWVHLFELVSWFAVTYLEARHREAVVNSILRGLEAEFLEILVRRQTGEFRSFLLRLDEEGRNNLDKVFRGLMPTSWFVIRNTRKQLEKLGYRFPRRVIENRDVQLGTRHAEILDGLNDYLKNYYNAYKSFLSDDERYGFGLIRSVYHQRFVSSFASAYQTIRRRREALEALLSGDEERLRELALDLVEDFSDNVDEEDVLEAMLVEVKKAKDLIEQELHLLRGLEERLLPYSRAVSAGDDPKLQEIQRVVQELREEGRKVLVFSKFTDTVDVVRDFLSQWLGADRVGTYTGRGGEVWDSQVKAWKVVEKEDVRRALERQVDVLVCSEAASEGLNLQAASAVVNVDMPWNPARVEQRIGRVDRIGQRADVVKVVNVWYPDTYEARMYRVLFERQHIWWVVVGPASGIIAQRLVEAFEGGLSGAELQRHIEEVVEQVEQSKDKALGLSRIFSEDISLEPASVEVEVSRVLERFVRLGCEALGLRLVRRDELLFVEPLERLPEGVRVFVRDGISLEPGKPDAMVPGHPFVQWLASELELRADLPRKVPFSVYGVGGEDGLLDVYVLEPDGRPERVGEANRVVELFGRLIDLAVRGG